Proteins from a genomic interval of Quercus robur chromosome 9, dhQueRobu3.1, whole genome shotgun sequence:
- the LOC126699138 gene encoding glutathione S-transferase T3-like isoform X2, which yields MDSRNYSSFIDLVRGNISLEDEIFDVSESSPLLVEDSPVNDEVATSKKKQARGVNFSVEEDKLLVAAWLNTSVDPVYGNEQHKTTFYGKVAKYFMDQKTDSTRSVASLTTRWGTINRETVKFVGSLAKIEAKNESGTTAHDKIEKAKELFKEIHGSVFQFEHCWLILKDYPKWASTMPRGDSRKEMPQTPDLIDQGVGVEGIMDFERPIGRKAEKANRKRKDDGKDIATQYLKKKMKVLEEGCVAEKERIRIKAEKVRLQELKENERIMMLDTSGMNEDQKAFYDGLKKEILAKQRSSHSLG from the exons ATGGACTCAAGGAATTATTCATCATTCATTGATCTCGTACGGGGGAATATTAGTCTTGAGGATGAAATTTTCGATGTATCTGAAAGTAGTCCCCTGTTAGTCGAAGATTCTCCAGTGAATGATGAAGTTGCCACTTCTAAGAAAAAACAAGCACGTGGTGTCAACTTCAGTGTTGAGGAAGATAAGCTGCTTGTAGCAGCATGGCTCAATACCAGTGTTGATCCTGTGTATGGTAATGAGCAACATAAAACAACATTTTATGGTAAAGTTGCCAAATACTTTATGGACCAAAAGACTGATTCTACACGTAGTGTTGCATCCCTAACAACCCGATGGGGAACAATTAATAGGGAAACAGTTAAATTTGTTGGGTCCTTAGCTAAAATTGAAGCAAAGAATGAAAGTGGAACCACGGCTCATGACAAG attgagaaagcaaaggaATTGTTTAAAGAAATTCACGGTTCCGTTTTTCAATTTGAACATTGTTGGCTAATCTTGAAGGATTATCCAAAGTGGGCATCTACTATGCCTAGGGGAGATTCAAGAAAAGAAATGCCTCAAACTCCAGATTTAATAGATCAAGGAGTGGGGGTTGAAGGCATTATGGATTTTGAGAGGCCAATAGGTAGAAAAGCTGAAAAGGCTAatcgaaaaagaaaagatgatggGAAAGATATTGCAACgcaatatttgaaaaagaaaatgaaagttcTTGAAGAAGGTTGTgtagccgaaaaagagagaatacgTATCAAAGCGGAAAAGGTTCGCTTGCAAGAGTTGAAAGAGAATGAAAGAATTATGATGCTAGACACAAGTGGCATGAATGAAGACCAAAAAGCTTTTTATGATGGACTCAAAAAGGAAATCCTTGCAAAACAAAGATCAAGTCATTCGTTGGGTTGA